Proteins encoded in a region of the Pirellulaceae bacterium genome:
- a CDS encoding DUF1553 domain-containing protein: protein MSCRRLIIANFLMMSLGGAVDADSTQYERDIRPLLTEKCGSCHGALRQEAGLRLDHGQLLRRGGDEGVVIDQQSPSDSRLLQRVTTKDLELRMPPSDEGAPLSEQQVNLLSAWIAAGAPSPEDEVIPIGPDQHWAWQTLQRPALPSRQDRFDLPNPIDSFVAAKHAEHDLDAYPLADKATRLRRLYLGLTGLPPTLAQQRRYLGNSAPAAWSNLVDELLQHPTYGERWARHWMDVWRYSDWDGYKDQLRGSQRHIWRWRDWIIESLNRDKGYDQMIVEMLAGDELAPDNDEVLRATGFLARNYHKSNRNIWLDATVEHTAKAFLAMTINCARCHDHKYDPLQQREYYAFRAIFEPHEVRVDRLEGQPDIQLDGLVRAFDAKPEAPTYLYVAGNEKHVDKTHSIIAAVPQVFGLPLEVEPVELPVFARHPSLRPFVEREELAVAQQAVAETRQQLLSAEGAVADDGKAKELVDAFDLEIARLAVAAAEAELDALKARWEADKSQYLALAKTGDVAGKQWAALAAEQQANLATTRLGLKQKNKALMAAEQIKDPTKKQDSVDKAKKEVELAQKQHDQALKDPEKNAEYTSVGEVYPRLSSGRRLALARWITRPDNPLAARVAVNYVWMHHLGKPLVANVFDFGLRSPEPVYRDLLDWLAVELIESDWSLKHLHRLIVTSRTYQLASTQNASTDWQTNERVDPDNRFLWRGNVRRLEAEVIRDSLFFVAGNLDRQHGGPEIDFSKGETVRRRSIYFRHAYEKQMTMLVLFDAAAPTECYQRSPSIIPQQALALSNSPLSFDQARSLASHLTRALTVAGTGDDRSFVEAAFQLLLGREGRKDELQVCDEFLRQQTQLLREEQSLTLLVGESRSQTSASASAAQRARENLIHTLMNHNDFVTLR from the coding sequence ATGTCGTGTAGACGTCTCATCATCGCAAACTTTTTGATGATGTCACTCGGGGGTGCGGTCGACGCTGATTCAACCCAGTACGAACGCGACATCCGACCTTTATTGACGGAGAAGTGTGGTTCGTGCCACGGCGCTTTACGACAAGAGGCAGGTTTGCGACTGGATCACGGCCAGCTACTGCGTCGCGGTGGTGACGAGGGTGTTGTCATCGATCAGCAGAGTCCTTCGGACAGTCGATTGTTGCAGCGGGTGACGACGAAGGATCTGGAGCTGCGGATGCCTCCTAGCGACGAAGGCGCGCCTCTCTCAGAGCAGCAAGTGAATTTGCTATCGGCTTGGATTGCTGCGGGAGCTCCCTCGCCGGAAGATGAAGTGATCCCGATCGGACCGGATCAGCACTGGGCCTGGCAAACGCTTCAACGCCCTGCTCTCCCTTCGAGACAGGACCGATTTGATTTACCAAATCCGATTGATTCATTTGTGGCTGCGAAGCATGCGGAACATGATCTTGATGCGTATCCTCTTGCTGATAAGGCTACACGTTTGCGTCGCTTGTACTTGGGTCTGACAGGACTTCCACCCACGCTTGCTCAGCAACGACGTTACTTGGGTAATTCAGCTCCTGCAGCGTGGTCAAACTTAGTCGATGAATTGCTTCAACATCCGACCTACGGTGAACGTTGGGCCAGGCATTGGATGGACGTCTGGCGTTATAGTGATTGGGATGGATATAAAGACCAGCTGAGAGGCAGTCAACGTCACATCTGGCGTTGGCGAGATTGGATCATCGAATCTCTGAATCGAGACAAAGGGTACGATCAGATGATCGTCGAAATGTTGGCGGGCGACGAGTTGGCCCCCGATAACGACGAGGTTCTGCGCGCCACGGGGTTTCTTGCCCGCAACTACCACAAAAGCAATCGCAATATTTGGCTGGATGCCACGGTCGAGCACACCGCAAAAGCTTTCTTGGCGATGACAATCAATTGTGCTCGTTGTCACGATCACAAGTACGATCCTTTGCAGCAACGAGAATACTATGCTTTTCGCGCCATTTTCGAACCGCATGAGGTTCGTGTTGATCGCTTGGAGGGTCAGCCTGATATCCAACTTGATGGATTGGTTCGCGCGTTTGACGCAAAACCTGAGGCGCCTACTTATTTGTATGTTGCTGGAAACGAAAAACATGTCGACAAAACTCATTCCATCATCGCCGCTGTGCCACAGGTCTTCGGATTGCCGTTGGAAGTGGAACCCGTTGAATTGCCCGTCTTTGCCAGGCATCCTTCCTTGCGTCCCTTTGTAGAGCGAGAAGAATTGGCCGTTGCCCAACAAGCAGTTGCTGAAACTCGGCAACAATTGTTGTCGGCCGAAGGCGCGGTAGCTGACGATGGCAAAGCGAAGGAGTTAGTTGATGCGTTCGATCTGGAGATCGCTCGCTTAGCGGTGGCGGCTGCCGAGGCCGAGCTGGATGCTTTGAAGGCTCGATGGGAGGCTGACAAGTCTCAATATCTTGCGCTGGCAAAAACTGGAGATGTTGCTGGAAAGCAATGGGCCGCTTTGGCTGCTGAACAGCAGGCCAATCTAGCGACGACACGCCTTGGGCTAAAACAGAAAAACAAAGCCCTAATGGCTGCAGAACAAATTAAGGATCCAACCAAGAAGCAAGATTCGGTTGACAAGGCGAAGAAAGAAGTTGAGTTGGCACAAAAGCAACATGATCAAGCTCTCAAAGATCCCGAAAAAAATGCTGAATACACCTCGGTCGGTGAGGTCTACCCACGGTTAAGTTCGGGGCGACGTTTGGCCCTCGCTCGCTGGATTACTCGGCCTGATAATCCTCTCGCCGCTCGAGTTGCGGTCAATTACGTCTGGATGCATCATTTGGGTAAGCCGCTGGTCGCCAATGTGTTCGACTTTGGTTTACGGTCGCCTGAACCCGTTTATCGGGATTTGCTGGATTGGCTGGCGGTTGAATTGATTGAGTCCGATTGGAGTCTCAAGCATCTTCACCGGCTGATCGTTACTTCTCGAACCTATCAGTTGGCGAGTACGCAAAATGCGAGTACCGATTGGCAGACAAATGAACGAGTTGATCCAGATAATCGGTTTCTTTGGCGTGGAAATGTCAGACGTTTGGAAGCGGAAGTGATACGCGATAGTTTGTTCTTTGTGGCCGGTAATCTGGATCGTCAACATGGCGGTCCAGAGATCGATTTTTCTAAGGGCGAAACGGTGCGCCGTCGGAGTATTTATTTTCGACATGCGTATGAGAAACAAATGACGATGTTGGTGCTGTTCGATGCGGCAGCACCCACGGAGTGCTACCAACGCAGTCCTAGTATCATTCCTCAGCAAGCGCTGGCACTTTCAAACAGTCCACTCTCCTTTGATCAAGCTCGTTCGCTGGCCTCGCATTTAACTCGAGCGTTGACGGTTGCTGGGACGGGTGATGATCGGTCCTTTGTGGAAGCAGCTTTTCAACTACTATTGGGTCGTGAAGGCCGTAAGGATGAGTTGCAAGTGTGTGACGAATTTCTCAGGCAACAAACGCAGCTGCTGAGGGAAGAGCAATCCCTGACGCTGCTCGTGGGTGAGAGCCGTAGTCAGACGAGTGCGTCAGCGAGTGCCGCACAACGGGCAAGAGAGAACCTGATCCACACTCTGATGAATCATAATGACTTTGTGACGTTGCGATGA